From Streptomyces sp. TLI_105, the proteins below share one genomic window:
- the rimI gene encoding ribosomal protein S18-alanine N-acetyltransferase, with product MRWWDIEPVLALEAELFPEDAWSEGMFWSELAHARGERATRHYVVAEDPSDGRLVGYAGLAAAGGLGDVQTIAVSRDQWGTGLGARLLTDLLKEATAFECEEVLLEVRVDNTRAQKLYERFGFEPIGFRRGYYQPGNVDALVMRLIVQGTGTEI from the coding sequence ATGCGCTGGTGGGACATCGAGCCCGTGCTCGCGCTCGAGGCCGAGCTGTTCCCCGAGGACGCCTGGTCCGAGGGGATGTTCTGGTCGGAGCTCGCGCACGCCAGGGGGGAGCGGGCCACCCGTCACTACGTCGTCGCGGAGGACCCGTCCGACGGCCGTCTCGTCGGGTACGCCGGGCTCGCCGCCGCCGGCGGACTCGGCGACGTGCAGACGATCGCCGTCTCCCGCGACCAGTGGGGCACGGGCCTCGGCGCCCGGCTCCTCACCGACCTGCTCAAGGAAGCCACCGCCTTCGAGTGCGAGGAGGTCCTCCTCGAAGTGCGCGTGGACAACACCCGGGCCCAGAAGCTCTACGAGCGCTTCGGCTTCGAGCCCATCGGTTTCCGGCGCGGCTACTACCAGCCGGGCAATGTCGACGCGCTCGTGATGCGACTGATCGTTCAAGGAACTGGGACTGAGATCTGA
- the tsaB gene encoding tRNA (adenosine(37)-N6)-threonylcarbamoyltransferase complex dimerization subunit type 1 TsaB — protein sequence MLLLAMDTATPAVTVALHDGEAVVASSSQVDARRHGELLLPAVDRVLHEAGLKLDAVTGIVVGVGPGPYTGLRVGLVTAAAFSSALGVPVHGLCTLDGLAYASGIDGPFAVATDARRKEVYWARYEDSRTRVGDAAVDRPADIAEELAGLPVVGAGARLYPEAFPDARDPEHQSAAALAGLAAERLAAGGDGFLDPLPMYLRRPDAQVPKNYKVVTPK from the coding sequence GTGCTGTTGCTCGCCATGGATACCGCCACCCCCGCCGTCACCGTCGCCCTCCACGACGGCGAGGCCGTCGTCGCCTCGTCGAGTCAGGTCGACGCCCGCCGCCACGGGGAGCTGCTGCTGCCCGCCGTCGACCGCGTCCTCCACGAGGCCGGGCTGAAGCTCGACGCGGTCACCGGGATCGTCGTCGGCGTCGGCCCCGGCCCGTACACCGGCCTCCGGGTCGGCCTCGTCACGGCCGCGGCCTTCTCGTCGGCGCTCGGGGTGCCGGTGCACGGCCTGTGCACCCTCGACGGCCTCGCGTACGCCTCCGGGATCGACGGGCCCTTCGCCGTCGCGACGGACGCGCGCCGCAAGGAGGTCTACTGGGCGCGGTACGAGGACTCCCGCACCCGCGTGGGCGACGCGGCCGTCGACCGGCCCGCCGACATCGCCGAGGAGCTCGCCGGGCTCCCCGTCGTCGGCGCGGGCGCCCGCCTCTACCCCGAGGCCTTCCCGGACGCCCGCGACCCCGAGCACCAGTCGGCCGCCGCGCTCGCCGGGCTCGCCGCCGAGAGGCTCGCGGCCGGCGGGGACGGCTTCCTCGACCCACTGCCGATGTACCTGCGGCGCCCCGACGCGCAGGTGCCGAAGAACTACAAGGTGGTCACCCCCAAGTGA
- the tsaE gene encoding tRNA (adenosine(37)-N6)-threonylcarbamoyltransferase complex ATPase subunit type 1 TsaE, giving the protein MEAAHQPVSGAPRSVGATLSVESPQQMQELGRRLAKILRPGDLVMLTGELGAGKTTLTRGLGEGLGVRGAVTSPTFVIARVHPSLVGGPALVHVDAYRLGGGLDEMEDLDLDVSLPESVVVVEWGDGKVEELTDDRLHLLIHRVTGDTDDDRRTVVLRGIGARWAEEDLALV; this is encoded by the coding sequence ATGGAAGCAGCGCACCAGCCCGTCTCCGGCGCCCCCCGGTCCGTCGGCGCCACCCTCTCCGTCGAGTCCCCGCAGCAGATGCAGGAGCTCGGCCGTCGGCTCGCGAAGATCCTCCGCCCCGGCGACCTCGTGATGCTCACCGGTGAGCTAGGCGCCGGGAAGACGACCCTGACCCGCGGCCTCGGCGAGGGGCTCGGGGTGCGGGGCGCCGTCACCTCCCCGACCTTCGTCATCGCCCGCGTCCACCCGTCCCTGGTCGGCGGCCCGGCGCTGGTCCACGTCGACGCGTACCGCCTCGGCGGCGGGCTCGACGAGATGGAGGACCTCGACCTGGACGTCTCGCTGCCCGAGTCCGTGGTCGTCGTCGAGTGGGGCGACGGCAAGGTCGAGGAGCTGACCGACGACCGGCTGCACCTCCTCATCCACCGGGTGACCGGCGACACCGACGACGACCGGCGCACGGTCGTGCTGCGCGGGATCGGCGCGCGCTGGGCCGAGGAGGACCTCGCGCTGGTCTGA
- a CDS encoding transposase produces MIRTYKFLMRPTTGQQVALGEMLRDHCSLYNGALQERRDAWRHVSKTSVTYETQSAQLKEIRAFDPERQGRWSFPSQQATLRRLDKAFAAFFRRIRSGDVPGYPRFRGMNRFATVVFPKDGDGCRWDSTPHDSVTRVRFQGIGHIKVNRHRLVVGKVKTVSVKREGRRWYVVLTAERTAPDPLPATGSVTGIDLGIANFLADSNGRFVPNPRHGRKAAAKLEAAQQALAQCKRGSNRRKEVAAKIGDLHRKVRRQRLDHAHKTALDLVREHDLIAHEDPKIRKMSRAPAPTPDPERPDAFLPNGATAKAGLNKSIADAGWGVFLTILHAKAESAGREVIAVDPRNTSRTCPECGHVSAENRPTQERFHCTACGHSAHADTVGALNVLRAGLARREASPAQREAPAPTPGRSHTGKSSSCGRAPRPGRHRPAPAGRPAGR; encoded by the coding sequence GTGATTCGTACGTACAAGTTCCTGATGCGGCCCACCACGGGCCAACAGGTCGCGCTCGGCGAGATGCTGAGGGATCACTGCTCGCTCTACAACGGGGCGTTGCAGGAGCGCCGTGACGCCTGGCGGCATGTGTCGAAGACGAGTGTCACGTACGAGACGCAGTCGGCCCAGCTCAAGGAGATCCGGGCGTTCGACCCGGAGCGCCAAGGTCGCTGGTCGTTCCCCTCTCAGCAAGCCACCCTGCGTCGACTCGACAAGGCGTTCGCCGCGTTCTTCCGCCGAATCAGGTCCGGGGATGTCCCTGGTTACCCGCGTTTTCGCGGGATGAACCGGTTCGCCACCGTCGTCTTCCCCAAGGACGGGGACGGCTGCCGGTGGGACTCCACCCCGCACGACTCCGTCACCCGCGTCCGCTTCCAGGGCATCGGGCATATCAAGGTCAACCGGCACCGCCTGGTCGTCGGCAAGGTCAAGACCGTGTCGGTGAAGCGTGAAGGCCGCCGCTGGTACGTGGTCCTCACCGCTGAGCGAACCGCGCCAGACCCGCTGCCCGCGACTGGCTCTGTGACCGGAATCGACCTGGGCATCGCCAACTTCCTTGCCGACTCAAACGGCAGATTCGTCCCCAATCCGCGCCACGGCCGTAAGGCAGCCGCAAAGCTCGAAGCCGCACAGCAGGCCCTCGCCCAGTGCAAGCGCGGCAGCAACCGGCGTAAGGAGGTCGCCGCGAAGATCGGTGATCTGCACCGCAAGGTTCGTCGGCAACGACTGGACCATGCGCACAAGACCGCACTCGACCTCGTGCGGGAACACGACCTCATCGCGCACGAAGACCCCAAGATCCGCAAGATGAGCAGGGCCCCCGCGCCAACGCCAGACCCCGAGAGGCCGGATGCCTTCCTGCCCAACGGGGCCACTGCCAAGGCCGGGCTGAACAAATCGATCGCCGACGCCGGATGGGGGGTGTTCCTGACGATCCTGCACGCCAAGGCTGAGAGCGCCGGACGGGAAGTGATCGCCGTCGACCCCCGCAACACCTCCCGAACCTGCCCTGAATGCGGGCACGTCTCAGCGGAGAACCGGCCCACCCAGGAAAGGTTCCACTGCACCGCCTGTGGCCACAGCGCGCACGCGGACACAGTGGGCGCCCTGAACGTCCTACGGGCCGGGCTGGCCCGTCGCGAAGCCTCACCGGCACAGCGAGAAGCCCCGGCACCCACGCCGGGGAGGAGTCACACCGGCAAATCTAGCTCGTGCGGAAGGGCTCCCCGGCCGGGACGGCACCGGCCCGCACCAGCAGGTCGGCCAGCCGGTCGGTGA
- a CDS encoding alpha/beta fold hydrolase — MAESSGSSWRRAGFAGAAIGVLAAGAAAGVAVERLTVGRSVRQKARLALDATGPYGGLRGTPGRALADDGTVLHYEVDEVEREASSAGRRRRLFGRKEPAPVTVVFSHGYCLNQDSWHFQRAALRGLVRTVHWDQRSHGRSGAGPDGVPVSIDRLGRDLKAVLDVAAPEGPLVLVGHSMGGMTVMALAEQYPELIRDRVVGVALVGTSAGKLAEVSYGLPLAGVNAVRWVLPGVLRALGSQAELVERGRRATADLFAGLIKKYSFASKDVDPAVARFAERMIESTPIDVVAAFYPAFAEHDKAAALAVFSELPVLALAGDNDLVTPSSHTEAIAGLLPDAELVIVPDAGHLVMLEHPEAVTDRLADLLVRAGAVPAGEPFRTS; from the coding sequence ATGGCCGAGTCGAGCGGGAGCAGCTGGCGACGTGCCGGCTTCGCCGGTGCCGCGATAGGCGTCCTCGCCGCCGGAGCGGCCGCCGGGGTGGCCGTCGAGCGGCTCACCGTCGGCCGTTCCGTACGGCAGAAGGCGCGGCTCGCCCTGGATGCCACCGGCCCGTACGGCGGGCTGCGCGGCACGCCCGGCCGGGCGCTCGCCGACGACGGGACCGTCCTCCACTACGAGGTGGACGAGGTCGAGCGGGAGGCCTCGTCGGCCGGCCGCCGCCGACGGCTCTTCGGGCGGAAGGAACCCGCCCCCGTCACCGTCGTCTTCAGCCACGGCTACTGCCTCAACCAGGACTCCTGGCACTTCCAGCGGGCCGCGCTGCGCGGACTCGTCCGCACCGTCCACTGGGACCAGCGCAGCCACGGCCGCTCCGGGGCCGGGCCCGACGGGGTGCCCGTCTCCATCGACCGGCTCGGCCGCGACCTCAAGGCCGTCCTCGACGTCGCGGCGCCCGAGGGGCCGCTCGTCCTCGTCGGGCACTCCATGGGCGGCATGACGGTGATGGCGCTCGCCGAGCAGTACCCGGAGCTGATCCGCGACCGGGTCGTCGGCGTCGCCCTCGTCGGCACCTCGGCGGGGAAGCTGGCGGAGGTGTCGTACGGGCTGCCGCTCGCCGGCGTCAACGCCGTCCGGTGGGTCCTGCCGGGCGTCCTGCGGGCCCTCGGCTCCCAGGCGGAGCTGGTCGAGCGCGGGCGCCGGGCGACCGCCGACCTCTTCGCGGGGCTGATCAAGAAGTACTCGTTCGCGTCGAAGGACGTGGACCCGGCGGTCGCCCGCTTCGCGGAGCGGATGATCGAGTCGACCCCGATCGACGTGGTCGCCGCCTTCTACCCGGCCTTCGCCGAGCACGACAAGGCCGCCGCCCTCGCCGTCTTCAGCGAGCTGCCGGTGCTCGCGCTCGCCGGGGACAACGACCTGGTCACCCCCAGCTCGCACACGGAGGCCATCGCCGGCCTGCTGCCGGACGCGGAGCTCGTCATCGTCCCGGACGCGGGCCATCTGGTGATGCTGGAGCACCCGGAGGCGGTCACCGACCGGCTGGCCGACCTGCTGGTGCGGGCCGGTGCCGTCCCGGCCGGGGAGCCCTTCCGCACGAGCTAG
- the alr gene encoding alanine racemase yields the protein MTETPPPPRARAEIDLGALRANVRTLRARVAPHVRIMAVVKADAYGHGALRCARAALDAGADWLGTATPHEALALRAAGITDVPVLCWLWTPGDPWEQGVEAGLDISVSGMWALDEVVEAARAVGKTARIQLKADTGLGRNGCQPAEWPELVGAALKAEVDGHVKVTGLWSHFACADEPHHPSIAAQLDVFRSMLDHAEQAGVRPEVRHIANSPATLTLPEAHFDLVRPGIAMYGVSPNPELGTSAELGLRPVMSLKASLALVKHVPAGHGVSYGHHYVTEGETTLGLVPMGYADGVPRHASGRGPVLVGDRVRTVAGRVAMDQFVVDLGGDTPEPGTEAVLFGPGDRGEPTAEDWAVAADTIAYEIVTRIGARVPRVYLGE from the coding sequence ATGACTGAGACACCTCCGCCCCCCAGGGCCCGCGCCGAGATCGACCTCGGCGCGCTGCGTGCGAACGTCCGCACGCTGCGCGCCCGCGTCGCCCCCCACGTCCGGATCATGGCCGTGGTCAAGGCCGACGCGTACGGACACGGCGCCCTGCGCTGCGCCCGCGCCGCCCTGGACGCGGGCGCGGACTGGCTCGGCACGGCCACCCCGCACGAGGCGCTCGCGCTGCGCGCCGCCGGGATCACGGACGTGCCCGTCCTGTGCTGGCTCTGGACTCCCGGGGACCCCTGGGAGCAGGGCGTCGAGGCCGGTCTCGACATCTCCGTCAGCGGGATGTGGGCCCTGGACGAGGTCGTCGAGGCGGCCAGGGCGGTCGGGAAGACCGCCCGGATCCAGCTCAAGGCCGACACCGGTCTCGGCCGCAACGGCTGCCAGCCCGCCGAGTGGCCCGAGCTGGTCGGGGCCGCCCTGAAGGCGGAGGTCGACGGACACGTGAAGGTGACCGGCCTCTGGTCGCACTTCGCCTGCGCCGACGAGCCGCACCACCCCTCCATCGCCGCCCAGCTCGACGTCTTCCGCTCGATGCTGGACCACGCCGAGCAGGCGGGCGTCCGGCCCGAGGTCCGGCACATCGCGAACTCCCCGGCCACCCTCACCCTGCCCGAGGCCCACTTCGACCTGGTCCGGCCGGGCATCGCGATGTACGGCGTCTCGCCGAACCCCGAGCTCGGCACCTCCGCCGAGCTCGGCCTGCGGCCCGTCATGTCGCTCAAGGCGAGCTTGGCGCTGGTCAAGCACGTGCCCGCCGGGCACGGGGTGAGCTACGGGCACCACTACGTCACCGAGGGCGAGACCACCCTGGGGCTCGTCCCGATGGGGTACGCGGACGGGGTGCCCCGGCACGCCTCCGGACGCGGCCCGGTCCTCGTCGGCGACCGGGTCCGCACGGTCGCCGGACGCGTCGCCATGGACCAGTTCGTGGTCGACCTCGGCGGGGACACCCCCGAGCCCGGCACCGAGGCCGTGCTCTTCGGCCCCGGCGACCGGGGCGAGCCGACCGCCGAGGACTGGGCGGTGGCCGCCGACACCATCGCGTACGAGATCGTCACCCGGATCGGGGCGCGCGTCCCGCGGGTCTATCTGGGGGAGTAG
- a CDS encoding L,D-transpeptidase, which produces MSFVLAASLAWGSVAFAAPPVGDPDPLVPGVVGAGSAEYPMDTPDQVLPPLQPEGDVPVPEPEEEVDELVEYLPRSAVGAACTAKASTYQRQVERLLGLRVDGKQSAADCRAIRAFQVKEKIKPAAGYAGPVTWARAELLAARKNLDPGRRCPVKTHAVACVDLDRQLMWVRKGKKVTYQVVNVRTGRPGYATRTGWHTVYWRHKDHWSSVYDTPMPYAQFFSGGQAFHAVYGQLATPGGSRGCVNLSYADARKLWGVLRKGDRVYIWGKRPGR; this is translated from the coding sequence TTGTCGTTCGTCCTCGCCGCCTCGCTCGCGTGGGGGTCCGTCGCCTTCGCCGCCCCTCCGGTCGGCGATCCCGATCCGCTCGTGCCCGGGGTCGTCGGGGCCGGGTCGGCCGAGTATCCGATGGACACGCCCGATCAGGTGCTGCCGCCCCTCCAGCCGGAGGGCGACGTCCCCGTGCCCGAGCCCGAGGAGGAGGTCGACGAGCTGGTCGAGTACCTGCCGCGCAGCGCCGTCGGAGCCGCCTGCACCGCGAAGGCGAGCACCTATCAGCGGCAGGTCGAGCGGCTGCTGGGACTGCGGGTCGACGGGAAGCAGTCCGCCGCCGACTGCCGGGCGATCCGCGCCTTCCAGGTGAAGGAGAAGATCAAGCCGGCCGCCGGGTACGCCGGGCCCGTGACCTGGGCCCGCGCCGAGCTGCTCGCCGCCCGGAAGAACCTCGACCCGGGCCGGCGCTGCCCGGTGAAGACGCACGCCGTCGCCTGCGTCGACCTCGACCGCCAGCTCATGTGGGTGCGAAAGGGAAAGAAGGTGACGTACCAGGTCGTCAACGTACGGACCGGGCGGCCCGGTTACGCCACCCGCACAGGCTGGCACACCGTCTACTGGCGCCACAAGGACCACTGGTCGTCCGTCTACGACACCCCCATGCCGTACGCCCAGTTCTTCAGCGGGGGCCAGGCCTTCCACGCCGTCTACGGGCAGCTCGCCACGCCCGGCGGCAGCCGTGGTTGCGTCAATCTGAGCTACGCCGACGCGCGGAAACTCTGGGGCGTCCTCCGTAAGGGTGACCGGGTCTACATCTGGGGAAAGCGGCCCGGGCGCTGA
- a CDS encoding NAD(P)H-hydrate dehydratase, translating into MRTAYRVETVRAAEAELMARLPHGALMQRAAAGLAAACCSLLGKGRVYGARVVLLVGSGDNGGDALYAGARLARRGAGVTAVLLGERAHDGGLAALRAAGGRVADEPFAPLARADLVLDGITGIGGRGGLRPEAVPVTRAARGSDAVVVAVDLPSGVDADTGEVHGEALRADATITFGAYKPGLLVDPAREYAGALRLVDIGLGDVLPGVPDLEALQHEDLAWLLPVPGAESDKYRRGVVGVLAGSARYPGAAVLAVAGALRGGAGAVRYVGHAGDAVIAAHPETLVHPGPPDKAGRVQAWVVGPGLGEGPGAGVAVGEVLASDVPVLVDADGLRGLAPDAVRARTAPTLLTPHAGEAAALLGVAREEVEAGRLAAVRELAGRFGATVLLKGSTTVVCGADGGPVRVNPTGTSWLATAGSGDVLSGLAGSLLAAGLPALDAASCAAYLHGLAARRAAEGGAPVTATEVAGSLRGAWRDVTAGA; encoded by the coding sequence ATGCGTACCGCTTATCGCGTGGAGACCGTCCGGGCCGCCGAGGCCGAGCTCATGGCACGACTGCCGCACGGCGCCCTCATGCAGCGCGCCGCCGCCGGCCTCGCCGCCGCCTGTTGTTCGCTGCTCGGGAAGGGGCGGGTGTACGGCGCCCGGGTCGTCCTGCTCGTCGGCAGCGGCGACAACGGCGGCGACGCCCTGTACGCCGGGGCCCGGCTCGCCCGGCGCGGCGCCGGAGTCACGGCGGTGCTGCTCGGGGAGCGGGCGCACGACGGCGGTCTCGCGGCGCTCCGGGCGGCCGGAGGCCGCGTCGCCGACGAGCCGTTCGCCCCGCTCGCCCGCGCCGACCTCGTCCTCGACGGCATCACCGGCATCGGAGGGCGCGGCGGCCTGCGCCCCGAGGCCGTGCCCGTCACCCGGGCCGCGCGCGGCTCGGACGCCGTCGTCGTCGCCGTCGACCTGCCGAGCGGCGTCGACGCCGACACCGGGGAGGTCCACGGCGAGGCGCTGCGGGCCGACGCGACGATCACGTTCGGCGCGTACAAGCCGGGCCTGCTCGTCGACCCGGCCCGGGAGTACGCGGGGGCGCTGCGCCTCGTCGACATCGGGCTCGGCGACGTGCTGCCCGGCGTGCCGGACCTGGAGGCCCTCCAGCACGAGGACCTGGCGTGGCTGCTGCCGGTGCCGGGCGCCGAGAGCGACAAGTACCGGCGGGGCGTCGTCGGGGTCCTCGCCGGCTCCGCCCGCTATCCCGGCGCCGCCGTGCTCGCCGTGGCGGGCGCGCTGCGCGGCGGTGCGGGGGCGGTGCGGTACGTGGGTCACGCCGGCGACGCCGTGATCGCCGCGCACCCCGAGACGCTGGTGCACCCCGGGCCCCCCGACAAGGCGGGCCGGGTCCAGGCGTGGGTCGTCGGGCCCGGTCTCGGGGAGGGCCCGGGCGCCGGGGTCGCTGTCGGGGAGGTCCTGGCCTCGGACGTCCCCGTGCTCGTCGACGCGGACGGCCTGCGGGGGCTCGCGCCGGACGCCGTCCGGGCCCGTACGGCTCCGACCCTGCTGACCCCGCACGCCGGCGAGGCGGCGGCGCTGCTCGGCGTGGCGCGGGAGGAGGTCGAGGCGGGGCGGCTCGCGGCGGTGCGCGAACTGGCGGGCCGCTTCGGGGCGACGGTCCTCCTGAAGGGTTCGACGACGGTGGTGTGCGGGGCGGACGGCGGGCCCGTACGGGTGAACCCGACCGGGACGTCCTGGCTGGCGACGGCGGGCAGCGGCGACGTCCTGTCCGGCCTCGCGGGCTCCCTCCTCGCGGCGGGTCTTCCCGCCCTGGACGCGGCCTCCTGCGCGGCCTATCTGCACGGGCTCGCCGCCCGGCGGGCGGCGGAGGGGGGCGCGCCGGTGACGGCCACGGAGGTGGCGGGCTCGCTGCGGGGGGCGTGGCGGGACGTGACGGCGGGGGCGTAG
- a CDS encoding holo-ACP synthase: MIIGVGIDVAEIDRFAASIERTPGLLQRLFVEREVLLPSGERRGPASLAVRFAAKEALAKALGAPGGLHWTDAEVYVEGTGQPRLRVRGTVAARAAELGVRHWHVSLSHDAGVASAVVIAEG; the protein is encoded by the coding sequence ATGATCATTGGGGTGGGGATCGACGTGGCGGAGATCGACCGCTTCGCCGCGTCCATCGAGCGGACACCGGGGCTGCTCCAGCGCCTCTTCGTCGAGCGCGAGGTGCTTCTCCCGAGCGGCGAACGGCGCGGCCCGGCCTCGCTCGCGGTGCGGTTCGCCGCGAAGGAGGCGCTCGCGAAGGCGCTCGGCGCGCCGGGCGGACTGCACTGGACCGACGCAGAGGTGTACGTCGAGGGCACCGGGCAGCCGCGGCTGCGGGTACGGGGGACGGTGGCGGCGAGGGCGGCGGAACTGGGCGTCCGGCACTGGCACGTGTCGCTGAGCCATGACGCGGGGGTGGCGTCGGCGGTGGTGATCGCAGAGGGGTGA
- the glmS gene encoding glutamine--fructose-6-phosphate transaminase (isomerizing): MCGIVGYVGGQSALDVVVTGLKRLEYRGYDSAGVAVLSDGGIAAAKKAGKLVNLEKELVERPLPGGSVGIGHTRWATHGGPTDANAHPHLDNAGRVAVVHNGIIENFAALREELVERGHTLLSDTDTETVAHLLAEEFSSAGDLAEAMRLVCRRLDGAFTLVAVHADQPDVVVGARRNSPLVVGVGEGENFLASDVSAFIAHTRSAIELGQDQVVELTRDGVTVTDFDGVPADVRAYHVDWDASAAEKGGYASFMLKEIAEQPKAVADTLLGRIDGAGRLTLDEVRIPDAVLREADKVVIVACGTAFHAGLIAKYAIEHWTRIPCEVELASEFRYRDPILNQRTLVIAISQSGETMDTLMALRHAREQGAKVLAVCNTNGSTIPRESDAVLYTHAGPEVAVASTKAFLTQLVACYLLALYLGQVRGTKWGDEIHTVVRDLARIGDEVERVLETMEPVRALARSLADKDTVLFLGRHVGYPVALEGALKLKELAYMHAEGFAAGELKHGPIALVEEGLPVVVVVPSPRGRSVLHDKIVSNIQEIRARGARTIVIAEEGDEAVVPYADHLVRIPATPTLLQPLVATVPLQVFACELATARGNEVDQPRNLAKSVTVE; encoded by the coding sequence ATGTGCGGAATCGTGGGTTACGTCGGCGGGCAGTCGGCGCTTGATGTGGTGGTCACGGGCCTCAAGCGGCTCGAATACCGGGGCTACGACTCGGCCGGTGTCGCGGTGCTCTCCGACGGGGGGATCGCCGCGGCCAAGAAGGCGGGCAAGCTCGTCAACCTGGAGAAGGAGCTCGTCGAACGGCCGCTGCCCGGCGGCTCCGTCGGCATCGGGCACACCCGCTGGGCCACCCACGGCGGGCCCACCGACGCCAACGCACACCCGCACCTGGACAACGCCGGGCGCGTCGCCGTCGTCCACAACGGCATCATCGAGAACTTCGCCGCCCTCAGGGAGGAACTCGTCGAGCGCGGCCACACGCTGCTCTCCGACACCGACACCGAGACCGTCGCCCACCTCCTCGCCGAGGAGTTCTCCTCCGCCGGCGACCTCGCCGAGGCCATGCGGCTCGTCTGCCGCCGCCTCGACGGGGCCTTCACCCTCGTCGCCGTCCACGCCGACCAGCCCGACGTCGTCGTCGGCGCCCGCCGGAACTCGCCGCTCGTCGTCGGCGTGGGGGAGGGGGAGAACTTCCTCGCCTCCGACGTGTCCGCGTTCATCGCGCACACCCGCTCCGCCATCGAACTCGGGCAGGACCAGGTCGTCGAGCTGACCAGGGACGGCGTCACCGTCACCGACTTCGACGGCGTGCCCGCCGACGTCCGGGCCTACCACGTCGACTGGGACGCCTCCGCCGCCGAGAAGGGCGGCTACGCCTCCTTCATGCTCAAGGAGATCGCCGAGCAGCCCAAGGCCGTCGCCGACACCCTCCTCGGGCGGATCGACGGGGCCGGCCGGCTCACCCTCGACGAGGTGCGCATCCCCGACGCCGTGCTCCGCGAGGCCGACAAGGTCGTCATCGTCGCCTGCGGCACCGCCTTCCACGCCGGGCTCATCGCCAAGTACGCCATCGAGCACTGGACCCGCATCCCCTGCGAGGTCGAACTCGCCAGCGAGTTCCGCTACCGCGACCCGATCCTGAACCAGCGCACCCTCGTCATCGCGATCTCCCAGTCCGGCGAGACCATGGACACCCTCATGGCGCTCCGGCACGCCCGGGAACAGGGCGCGAAGGTGCTCGCCGTGTGCAACACGAACGGCTCGACCATCCCCCGGGAATCGGACGCCGTGCTCTACACGCACGCCGGGCCCGAGGTCGCCGTCGCCTCCACCAAGGCCTTCCTCACGCAGCTCGTCGCCTGCTACCTGCTCGCCCTCTACCTCGGCCAGGTGCGCGGCACCAAGTGGGGCGACGAGATCCACACCGTCGTCCGCGACCTCGCCCGGATCGGCGACGAGGTGGAGCGCGTCCTGGAGACCATGGAGCCGGTACGGGCCCTCGCCCGGTCCCTCGCCGACAAGGACACCGTCCTCTTCCTCGGTCGGCACGTCGGCTACCCGGTGGCCCTGGAAGGCGCGCTCAAGCTCAAGGAACTCGCGTACATGCACGCCGAGGGCTTCGCGGCGGGCGAGCTCAAGCACGGGCCGATCGCGCTCGTCGAGGAGGGCCTGCCGGTCGTCGTGGTCGTGCCCTCGCCGCGCGGCCGCTCCGTCCTCCACGACAAGATCGTCTCCAACATCCAGGAGATCCGGGCCCGCGGAGCACGGACCATCGTCATCGCGGAGGAGGGCGACGAGGCCGTCGTCCCGTACGCCGACCACCTCGTCCGCATCCCCGCCACGCCTACGCTGCTCCAGCCGCTGGTCGCCACCGTGCCGCTCCAGGTCTTCGCCTGCGAGCTCGCCACCGCGCGGGGCAACGAGGTCGACCAGCCGCGCAACCTGGCCAAATCCGTGACCGTGGAGTGA